In the genome of Pirellulales bacterium, one region contains:
- a CDS encoding nitronate monooxygenase: protein MLDTRLTTMLRVQHPIMLAGMAGVSYAGLVGAMSEAGGYGVLGAGNMALDELSAEMQKVRALTSKPFGVDLLAPMTDNPEDEAQRIIDGGVTCFVTGPGLPSRVIRLYQKAAILVFCVCTTVRQAVEAEDAGCDAVVAQGTEAGGHTGAVGTMALCPQVVDRVKIPVIAAGGIYDGRGLAAALALGCEGVWIGTRFVACHEARAAKAYQGSILRANESDTIVSRCWTGKPLRALKSPTIEQWEQRPQDIQSFPQQDAAMRQAGLLGFLDPEAAEREPRLSCFPAGQGCGGITKVESCREIVDGIMRQAVEVLAAQGARAKEKARPAERRDELENR, encoded by the coding sequence GTGCTTGACACCCGCCTCACCACAATGCTGCGTGTTCAGCACCCGATCATGCTTGCAGGCATGGCGGGCGTGTCTTACGCCGGACTTGTGGGAGCCATGAGTGAAGCCGGCGGCTATGGCGTGTTGGGTGCGGGTAACATGGCGCTCGACGAACTGTCGGCCGAAATGCAAAAGGTACGCGCGCTGACCAGCAAGCCATTCGGAGTCGATCTGCTGGCACCGATGACCGACAATCCGGAAGACGAAGCACAGCGCATCATCGACGGCGGCGTAACCTGTTTTGTCACCGGACCAGGACTGCCGTCGCGCGTCATTCGCCTCTATCAAAAGGCTGCGATACTGGTGTTCTGCGTCTGCACCACGGTACGACAAGCCGTGGAAGCCGAAGACGCCGGCTGCGACGCTGTCGTGGCGCAAGGCACCGAAGCGGGAGGCCATACCGGCGCGGTCGGCACGATGGCCCTCTGTCCGCAGGTGGTCGACCGCGTAAAGATTCCCGTCATCGCGGCCGGTGGTATCTACGACGGGCGTGGCCTGGCTGCGGCACTGGCATTGGGCTGCGAAGGAGTTTGGATCGGAACGCGATTCGTGGCCTGTCATGAAGCACGGGCGGCCAAGGCTTACCAGGGGTCGATCTTGCGGGCCAACGAAAGCGATACGATCGTCTCCCGCTGCTGGACGGGAAAACCGCTACGCGCCCTGAAAAGTCCGACGATCGAACAATGGGAACAGCGGCCCCAGGATATTCAGTCTTTCCCGCAACAGGACGCCGCGATGCGGCAAGCCGGACTACTGGGCTTTCTCGATCCTGAGGCTGCGGAGCGCGAGCCGCGCTTGTCGTGCTTCCCCGCCGGACAAGGGTGCGGTGGGATTACGAAAGTCGAGAGCTGTCGCGAGATCGTCGATGGCATCATGCGGCAAGCGGTCGAAGTGTTGGCGGCGCAAGGAGCGCGCGCAAAAGAAAAAGCTCGCCCCGCCGAACGGCGGGACGAGCTCGAGAATCGATAG